Proteins encoded together in one Planctopirus ephydatiae window:
- a CDS encoding M24 family metallopeptidase, with protein sequence MATIVDRSDPLSSAEFVTVDPAMTALVDRRHRKIADWLKSHQFDAALLTDPANQSWLSAGADFSGAEMSGPSTAMFVTPESRVIVCHNVASSRVFETCIGGMGFQIKERPWYEPLEVLLADLCRSRKVVLDRFGPLGEARTEAFRNFRWPLDDHDVEQLKMGSKIITHAVEATCRGWYPGKRECELAGEVSHRLLKHEVTPVRVQILADGRARRFRDWAWSEDETTSTVTIVAIGRYKGMHCGVSRTVLDGPLEGSFAEAWEKLALVLGTAMFFSLGSTPLSQIWGKVARIYEKFGCADEWEMAPQGELLDYGRISALITPQSKVAVPARGAIFWRPSIAMAMAGETVLATEEGARVLTHSGDWPTWDVEIKGSHVPVTAILSRSE encoded by the coding sequence ATGGCGACAATTGTCGATCGTTCAGATCCTTTGTCTTCTGCTGAGTTTGTGACAGTTGACCCTGCTATGACAGCACTGGTCGACAGGCGTCATCGCAAAATTGCCGACTGGCTCAAATCTCATCAGTTCGACGCTGCGTTGCTGACTGATCCCGCTAATCAATCGTGGCTTTCGGCGGGTGCCGATTTTTCTGGTGCCGAGATGTCGGGCCCATCGACGGCGATGTTCGTCACACCCGAATCGCGCGTGATTGTCTGCCATAACGTGGCCTCTTCTCGAGTGTTCGAAACCTGTATTGGTGGCATGGGATTCCAGATCAAAGAGCGTCCGTGGTACGAACCTCTCGAAGTTTTATTGGCTGATTTGTGCCGCAGCCGGAAGGTGGTGCTGGATCGCTTTGGGCCATTGGGCGAAGCCCGCACCGAGGCGTTTCGTAATTTTCGCTGGCCACTCGATGACCACGATGTGGAACAGCTCAAAATGGGTTCAAAAATCATAACTCATGCCGTTGAAGCGACTTGCCGCGGTTGGTACCCGGGAAAACGGGAATGCGAACTGGCAGGCGAAGTTTCTCATCGTCTGCTTAAACACGAAGTGACTCCCGTTCGTGTGCAGATACTCGCTGATGGCCGGGCCAGACGTTTCCGCGACTGGGCGTGGTCTGAAGATGAAACCACCAGTACAGTCACGATCGTTGCAATTGGTCGCTACAAAGGGATGCATTGTGGAGTCAGCCGGACGGTTCTCGATGGGCCGCTGGAAGGAAGTTTTGCCGAAGCCTGGGAAAAGTTGGCACTGGTTCTCGGAACGGCCATGTTTTTCTCACTGGGCAGCACGCCTTTGAGCCAGATCTGGGGCAAAGTCGCTCGCATTTACGAAAAATTTGGCTGTGCGGATGAATGGGAAATGGCTCCTCAAGGAGAACTGCTCGACTACGGCCGCATTTCGGCACTGATTACGCCTCAATCCAAAGTGGCCGTCCCTGCGCGCGGGGCTATTTTCTGGCGACCGTCGATTGCCATGGCGATGGCGGGAGAAACTGTTCTGGCAACGGAAGAAGGAGCCCGCGTCCTGACTCACAGTGGCGACTGGCCCACCTGGGATGTCGAAATCAAAGGGAGCCACGTCCCGGTCACAGCGATTCTCAGCCGCAGCGAATAA
- the lnt gene encoding apolipoprotein N-acyltransferase encodes MTPSPATLMEPDTKTEVSALNRGSGPSSDSGHEAEVRRLIAQARSRIERPDDEIENPVSAGWGLLSVSAVLMWATFAPLDQGYLGWLALVPVLWLVQRPRWTKRTIAAAYVTSLVSQLASLQWMRLGDPTMYVAWVALAAYIACYLPIFLMLSRLAVHRWKVPLVVAAPVIWVALEFVKAHLFTGFAWYLMGHSQYRWLEMIQISDLGGAFLVSFVVVAGACSITMALARLWGTWLSRRKSAAQAAISIEWAMGKSAVVQILAASVLISATLGYGYLRRSQANFTPGPKMALIQGNYPASLVAKADDSAPMFVTHMRMTGMSVAHRPDVIVWPETMFRWPLIDVPADWTDEKLKSLRNGPPVAAWRDQTIRKTLAGEAQKAGAAMILGLESIVPGEEKILRHNSAAFVRPDLGVMGRYDKIHLVPFGEYLPLAQTIPALKFFLPPAMRNSFGLDDGKSAAVFEYGKWRMVPVICFEDTVPHLVRDIVGSVSEKEQGRQVDVLVNLSNDGWFHGSSELEQHLITAAFRAVETRTPLVRAVNTGISAFIDGDGAILEPEVYLDGDRLGRTSPRDPKTGAWLKQVNSAQIRTVPLDDRTSFYVQYGDWFTALCGLLVGILLTAEIASRCQTWRQRKA; translated from the coding sequence ATGACTCCCTCACCTGCCACTCTGATGGAACCGGATACCAAGACTGAAGTGAGTGCCTTGAATCGAGGATCAGGTCCATCGAGCGACTCGGGTCATGAGGCTGAGGTGCGGCGGCTGATTGCCCAGGCAAGAAGCCGTATTGAGCGGCCTGATGACGAGATTGAAAATCCTGTTTCGGCGGGCTGGGGGTTGCTGTCGGTGTCGGCTGTCTTGATGTGGGCCACGTTTGCACCGCTTGATCAAGGGTATCTGGGTTGGCTGGCTCTGGTGCCTGTCCTGTGGCTGGTGCAGAGACCACGCTGGACGAAACGCACGATCGCTGCGGCGTATGTGACGTCGCTAGTAAGCCAGTTGGCTTCATTGCAATGGATGCGGCTGGGCGATCCCACCATGTATGTGGCCTGGGTCGCTCTGGCGGCATACATCGCCTGTTATCTGCCCATATTTCTGATGCTTTCCCGACTGGCTGTTCACCGGTGGAAAGTCCCGCTGGTGGTGGCTGCCCCTGTGATCTGGGTGGCACTGGAGTTTGTGAAGGCTCATTTGTTTACAGGTTTTGCGTGGTACCTGATGGGCCACTCGCAATATCGCTGGCTGGAAATGATTCAGATCAGCGATCTGGGCGGGGCCTTTCTGGTCAGTTTTGTGGTGGTGGCTGGTGCCTGTTCCATCACGATGGCTTTAGCTCGCTTGTGGGGAACATGGCTCAGTCGGCGAAAGTCGGCCGCACAGGCTGCGATTTCGATCGAATGGGCGATGGGCAAGTCGGCTGTCGTGCAGATTCTGGCGGCTTCCGTACTGATTTCAGCCACGCTCGGTTACGGGTATTTGAGACGATCGCAGGCCAACTTTACCCCTGGGCCAAAGATGGCATTGATTCAGGGAAATTATCCGGCCTCACTCGTCGCGAAGGCCGACGATTCTGCCCCGATGTTTGTCACACATATGCGGATGACGGGTATGTCGGTGGCTCATCGGCCGGATGTGATCGTCTGGCCTGAAACCATGTTCCGCTGGCCATTGATTGATGTCCCTGCCGATTGGACGGATGAGAAACTGAAGTCGCTGAGAAATGGCCCGCCCGTCGCGGCCTGGCGCGATCAGACCATTCGCAAGACGTTGGCAGGTGAAGCCCAGAAAGCCGGCGCTGCCATGATTCTGGGCCTGGAATCGATTGTGCCGGGCGAAGAAAAGATTCTCCGACACAACTCGGCGGCCTTTGTGAGGCCCGATCTGGGAGTCATGGGGCGATACGACAAGATCCATCTGGTTCCTTTTGGCGAATATCTGCCACTGGCTCAGACGATACCGGCTCTGAAGTTCTTCTTGCCTCCCGCGATGAGAAACTCGTTTGGGCTCGATGACGGCAAATCGGCGGCTGTTTTTGAGTACGGGAAATGGCGCATGGTCCCTGTGATTTGCTTTGAAGACACTGTCCCCCATCTGGTGCGGGATATTGTTGGCAGTGTCAGTGAGAAGGAGCAGGGTCGGCAGGTCGATGTCCTCGTCAATCTTTCGAACGATGGCTGGTTTCACGGATCGAGTGAACTGGAGCAGCATCTGATTACCGCGGCTTTTCGAGCGGTTGAAACACGAACACCACTTGTTCGAGCGGTGAATACGGGGATTTCGGCATTTATCGATGGCGATGGGGCGATTCTCGAGCCTGAGGTTTATCTTGATGGAGATCGGTTGGGGAGAACCAGCCCGCGCGACCCGAAAACCGGTGCCTGGCTCAAGCAGGTCAACAGTGCTCAGATCCGCACAGTTCCACTCGATGACCGCACCAGTTTCTATGTGCAATATGGAGATTGGTTCACCGCCTTGTGTGGGTTACTGGTGGGAATACTGCTGACAGCCGAGATCGCCAGCCGCTGCCAGACCTGGCGGCAGCGAAAGGCGTAA
- a CDS encoding type II toxin-antitoxin system RelE/ParE family toxin encodes MKIHIILEAAEEIDSARSYFNQQAYALGDRFLDDIEEALKRIEQDPFSLPLLETCSESMPYRRALLKVFRYAVVFEILTDQVLVVAVCHTSRAPHYWLKRRES; translated from the coding sequence TTGAAGATTCATATCATCCTTGAAGCTGCTGAGGAAATTGATTCTGCAAGAAGCTACTTCAATCAGCAGGCCTATGCTCTGGGCGACAGATTTCTGGATGATATTGAAGAAGCATTGAAGCGAATTGAACAAGACCCTTTCAGCCTTCCTCTCTTGGAAACATGCTCTGAATCCATGCCTTATCGGCGTGCATTATTGAAGGTGTTTCGATATGCCGTGGTTTTTGAAATCCTCACTGATCAAGTGCTCGTCGTGGCTGTTTGTCACACCAGCCGTGCTCCTCATTACTGGCTGAAACGACGGGAATCGTAA
- a CDS encoding alpha/beta hydrolase gives MSYFLSICPTTARSYGSVMILCLVLAINGCAKAPQDARTANDSSDKGFVVSPLTASGGPAGAADFPLDDGSGASAQSISDGPILPDLPAQSEPAIAGNEPPPFPGEEPGMETVTVTVNGKAAIEPKTIEFGEFDPSQAAAHEIQPRPAMSPKARQSQDSGFSRETIYFATNRKRTGSTSAKEAYSSHRGELQWGMCQVSIPYKHKPGEMESPKWYQWSEDPKQHIILMDPLEQLSEANWMTRIRQKLAGASSSEILVFVHGYNVTFENAVRRTAQLSYDLNFPGAAVCFSWPAGNSMVYTTDWTNAEWSLPHCLHVLKQLALFSRADKIHIVAHSMGSRVVTFSLKELLRELPVLDNQPLFNQVVLAAPDLDAEIFRTQIAPAIQKASRRLTIYASEQDLALKLSQGLNGGTRLGTATPVSLTTTGFEWIDCIDATAMSQEPMMTLQHAYYGDSPRMISDLRRVLAGENAKMRGLVCEKPGLFQIR, from the coding sequence ATGTCCTATTTCCTTTCGATTTGCCCCACGACTGCCCGAAGTTATGGCAGCGTCATGATTCTGTGCCTCGTTTTGGCAATCAATGGCTGCGCAAAAGCTCCGCAGGATGCCAGGACGGCCAACGATTCCTCGGATAAGGGATTTGTCGTCTCTCCGTTGACGGCTTCCGGTGGCCCGGCTGGTGCAGCCGACTTCCCACTCGATGATGGATCCGGTGCTTCAGCACAATCGATTTCCGATGGCCCGATTCTGCCCGATCTTCCAGCACAGTCGGAACCTGCGATCGCTGGCAATGAACCGCCACCCTTTCCTGGCGAAGAACCGGGTATGGAAACGGTGACTGTCACCGTAAATGGAAAAGCAGCGATCGAACCCAAAACCATCGAGTTTGGGGAATTTGATCCGTCACAAGCTGCTGCTCACGAGATCCAACCCCGGCCCGCGATGTCACCCAAAGCCAGGCAATCACAAGACAGTGGATTTAGCCGCGAAACCATCTACTTTGCGACCAATCGCAAACGCACTGGATCGACCAGTGCCAAAGAGGCGTACAGTTCCCATCGAGGCGAACTGCAATGGGGGATGTGCCAGGTCAGCATTCCTTACAAGCATAAGCCTGGCGAAATGGAATCGCCCAAATGGTACCAATGGAGTGAAGATCCCAAGCAGCACATCATCCTGATGGATCCTCTTGAACAGCTTTCGGAAGCCAACTGGATGACTCGGATTCGACAGAAGCTGGCGGGTGCCAGCTCGAGTGAAATTCTCGTCTTTGTGCATGGCTACAATGTCACCTTCGAGAATGCGGTTCGCCGGACGGCTCAGCTTTCCTACGATCTCAATTTCCCGGGGGCAGCCGTCTGCTTCAGTTGGCCGGCGGGGAACAGCATGGTTTATACGACTGACTGGACCAATGCGGAATGGTCGTTGCCGCATTGCCTGCATGTTCTCAAGCAGTTGGCTTTGTTCTCGAGGGCTGACAAGATTCATATTGTCGCTCACAGTATGGGAAGCCGTGTGGTGACTTTTTCACTCAAAGAGCTGCTGCGCGAGTTGCCAGTGCTCGATAACCAGCCGCTTTTTAATCAGGTGGTGCTGGCGGCTCCTGATCTCGATGCTGAGATCTTCCGCACGCAGATCGCACCGGCAATTCAGAAGGCTTCCCGCAGGCTGACGATTTACGCTTCTGAGCAGGATCTGGCTTTGAAGCTCTCGCAAGGCCTGAATGGTGGCACGCGACTGGGAACGGCCACACCTGTCTCACTGACGACCACGGGCTTCGAGTGGATCGACTGCATCGATGCCACCGCGATGAGTCAGGAGCCAATGATGACCTTACAGCATGCCTATTACGGCGATTCGCCTCGCATGATCAGTGATCTGCGCCGAGTGTTGGCTGGTGAAAATGCCAAAATGCGTGGCCTTGTGTGTGAAAAACCCGGGCTCTTTCAGATTCGCTGA